A DNA window from Vespula vulgaris chromosome 18, iyVesVulg1.1, whole genome shotgun sequence contains the following coding sequences:
- the LOC127070464 gene encoding protein catecholamines up, with translation MMATIDNRRQQSERKKWIYRILTAVFLLLVFLNLPAICQTRGKDESPSFIYSKEANEEYLQNQHSVKHDHHKHQSKQDHVHTHGQQDDQYHHQKSSLPTDEHNNITLKAMGSTLLISIAPFFILLFVPLDNTKEREPLLKILLSFASGGLLGDAFLHLIPHALVPHSHESSHSHSHNHSHDHEHEESDHKHDMSVGLCVLLGIIVFLIVEKAVRMIKGDHGHSHTLNVTEKESDKKKAVSTTKKTKDKSLVNNKSTSVEKDLEPMNDIKIAGYLNLVADFLHNFTDGLAIGASYLAGNTIGYVTTFTILLHEVPHEIGDFAILVQSGCSKKKAMLLQLTTAVGALLGTYVSLLVEGMGDLATMWILPFTAGGFIYIATVSVIPELLIDTKFWQSVKEIIALLFGVYMMVLITEYE, from the exons ATGATGGCGACGATTGATAACCGGCGACAACaatcggaaagaaaaaagtggatttatagaatattaacTGCCGTGTTTCTATTACTTGTGTTTTTAAATTTACCGGCTATATGCCAAACACGTGGAAAAGATGAATCACccagttttatatattctaaagAAGCCAATGAAGAATATTTGCAAAATCAGCACTCTGTGAAACATGATCACCATAAACATCAGTCCAAGCAGGATCATGTGCATACGCATGGACAGCAGGATGATCAATATCATCATCAAAAATCATCTCTTCCTACTGAtgaacataataatataacgttaAAAGCTATGGGTTCTACTTTGCTCATTTCTATagctcctttttttatattactttttgtaCCATTAGACAATACTAAGGAACGCGAaccattattaaaaatacttttgagTTTTGCATCAGGCGGTCTGCTGGGTGATGCTTTCCTTCATCTTATTCCTCATGCATTAGTTCCTCATTCACATGAATCTTCgcattctcattctcataaTCATTCTCATGATCACGAACATGAGGAATCTGATCATAAACATGATATGTCTGTCGGTTTATGCGTTTTATTAGgcattattgtatttttaattgttgagAAAGCTGTACGTATGATAAAAGGTGATCATGGACATTCTCATACTCTCAATGTCACTGAAAAAGAATCTGATAAGAAAAAAGCTGTTTCTACGACAAAGAAGACTAAAGACAAGTCgcttgttaataataaatctacaTCTGTTGAAAAGGATTTAGAACctatgaatgatataaaaattgcaGGCTACCTCAATTTAGTTGCAGACTTTTTGCATAATTTTACTGATGGCCTAGCTATAGGGGCCAGTTATTTAGCAGGAAACACTATTGGCTATGTAACAacatttactattttattacatGAAGTACCTCATGAAATAGGTGACTTTGCTATTTTGGTTCAAAGTGGTTGTAGTAAAAAAAAG GCTATGTTGCTACAGTTGACTACTGCAGTAGGTGCTTTGTTAGGGACTTATGTGTCCTTATTAGTAGAAGGAATGG gAGATCTCGCAACAATGTGGATTCTTCCATTCACAGCTGGAGGATTTATCTATATTGCTACTGTCTCTGTGATACcagaattattaattgatactAAGTTTTGGCAATccgttaaagaaattattgcaCTTCTATTTGGAGTATATATGATGGTACTTATAACAGAATATGAATag
- the LOC127070467 gene encoding DNA repair protein RAD52 homolog isoform X1 translates to MSTNINDYPSCIKIPNTKQDHKTIQQYQTKESLPLAVQQKKITRVNNALLSLANQIFGEEKWSYSITNQTLDFVDSAWGIYIVGCYTLIKIQLHSGIFHEDMGYSIKEGSVKGEAIHCARLASYNDALIKVLCSFGGKIKIETEQLAKELSNSLTLSKNKLSPPVSHDINETKEKEETVVENTNNPLCQIPEVSKSNINNISSNNDESCMKNQLTSKPNIVADQEDMNNKKLSIEEIMRQERKRKQMEKQMEYRRLMKEKELKGK, encoded by the exons ATGTcaacaaatattaatgattatcCATCATGCATTAAAATT CCAAATACAAAACAAGATCATAAAACTATACAACAATatcaaacgaaagaaagtttaCCATTAGCTgtacaacaaaagaaaataacacgTGTAAACAATGCATTGTTGTCATTGGCAAATCAAATATTTGGAGAAGAAAAGTGGAGTTATTCTATTACTAATCAAACATTAG aTTTTGTTGACTCTGCCTGGGGTATTTATATTGTTGGATGttatacattaataaaaatacaattacaTTCAGGAATTTTTCATGAAGATATGGGATATAGTATTAAGGAAGGATCAGTGAAAGGTGAAGCTATACATTGTGCTAGACtt gcTTCTTACAATGATGCATTAATCAAAGTTTTATGTAGTTTTGGTggtaaaataaagatagaaactGAGCAACTTGCAAAGGAACTTTCTaattctcttactctttctaaAAACAAATTGTCTCCTCCAGTAAGCCatgatataaatgaaacaaaagaaaaagaag aaacaGTAGtcgaaaatacaaataatccATTGTGCCAAATACCAGAAGTTTCCAAATCAAACATCAATAACATATCTTCAAATAATGATGAAAGTTGTATGAAAAATCAGTTAACTTCAAAACCAAATATTGTTGCAGATCAAGAAGATATGAACAATAAGAAAT tatctatagaagaaataatgcgtcaagagagaaagagaaaacaaatggaaaaaCAAATGGAATATAGAAGacttatgaaagaaaaagaattaaaaggaaagtaa
- the LOC127070467 gene encoding DNA repair protein RAD52 homolog isoform X3, with translation MSTNINDYPSCIKIPNTKQDHKTIQQYQTKESLPLAVQQKKITRVNNALLSLANQIFGEEKWSYSITNQTLDFVDSAWGIYIVGCYTLIKIQLHSGIFHEDMGYSIKEGSVKGEAIHCARLASYNDALIKVLCSFGGKIKIETEQLAKELSNSLTLSKNKLSPPVSHDINETKEKEDQEDMNNKKLSIEEIMRQERKRKQMEKQMEYRRLMKEKELKGK, from the exons ATGTcaacaaatattaatgattatcCATCATGCATTAAAATT CCAAATACAAAACAAGATCATAAAACTATACAACAATatcaaacgaaagaaagtttaCCATTAGCTgtacaacaaaagaaaataacacgTGTAAACAATGCATTGTTGTCATTGGCAAATCAAATATTTGGAGAAGAAAAGTGGAGTTATTCTATTACTAATCAAACATTAG aTTTTGTTGACTCTGCCTGGGGTATTTATATTGTTGGATGttatacattaataaaaatacaattacaTTCAGGAATTTTTCATGAAGATATGGGATATAGTATTAAGGAAGGATCAGTGAAAGGTGAAGCTATACATTGTGCTAGACtt gcTTCTTACAATGATGCATTAATCAAAGTTTTATGTAGTTTTGGTggtaaaataaagatagaaactGAGCAACTTGCAAAGGAACTTTCTaattctcttactctttctaaAAACAAATTGTCTCCTCCAGTAAGCCatgatataaatgaaacaaaagaaaaagaag ATCAAGAAGATATGAACAATAAGAAAT tatctatagaagaaataatgcgtcaagagagaaagagaaaacaaatggaaaaaCAAATGGAATATAGAAGacttatgaaagaaaaagaattaaaaggaaagtaa
- the LOC127070467 gene encoding DNA repair protein RAD52 homolog isoform X2 produces MSTNINDYPSCIKIPNTKQDHKTIQQYQTKESLPLAVQQKKITRVNNALLSLANQIFGEEKWSYSITNQTLDFVDSAWGIYIVGCYTLIKIQLHSGIFHEDMGYSIKEGSVKGEAIHCARLASYNDALIKVLCSFGGKIKIETEQLAKELSNSLTLSKNKLSPPVSHDINETKEKEVVENTNNPLCQIPEVSKSNINNISSNNDESCMKNQLTSKPNIVADQEDMNNKKLSIEEIMRQERKRKQMEKQMEYRRLMKEKELKGK; encoded by the exons ATGTcaacaaatattaatgattatcCATCATGCATTAAAATT CCAAATACAAAACAAGATCATAAAACTATACAACAATatcaaacgaaagaaagtttaCCATTAGCTgtacaacaaaagaaaataacacgTGTAAACAATGCATTGTTGTCATTGGCAAATCAAATATTTGGAGAAGAAAAGTGGAGTTATTCTATTACTAATCAAACATTAG aTTTTGTTGACTCTGCCTGGGGTATTTATATTGTTGGATGttatacattaataaaaatacaattacaTTCAGGAATTTTTCATGAAGATATGGGATATAGTATTAAGGAAGGATCAGTGAAAGGTGAAGCTATACATTGTGCTAGACtt gcTTCTTACAATGATGCATTAATCAAAGTTTTATGTAGTTTTGGTggtaaaataaagatagaaactGAGCAACTTGCAAAGGAACTTTCTaattctcttactctttctaaAAACAAATTGTCTCCTCCAGTAAGCCatgatataaatgaaacaaaagaaaaagaag TAGtcgaaaatacaaataatccATTGTGCCAAATACCAGAAGTTTCCAAATCAAACATCAATAACATATCTTCAAATAATGATGAAAGTTGTATGAAAAATCAGTTAACTTCAAAACCAAATATTGTTGCAGATCAAGAAGATATGAACAATAAGAAAT tatctatagaagaaataatgcgtcaagagagaaagagaaaacaaatggaaaaaCAAATGGAATATAGAAGacttatgaaagaaaaagaattaaaaggaaagtaa